In Nocardia sputorum, a single genomic region encodes these proteins:
- a CDS encoding transglycosylase SLT domain-containing protein, translated as MPDRRLSTLRRPSFRETVTVAVAAAGVVAVAACSAASVADDSVPSRIAMVAEQQPEAAPAPVAEQAAAPVAEAIPAPLPAPAPAPAPAPAPEPVPAPMPAPAPPVYANNLDGWIRQALDIMQANGIPGTYEGIHRNIMRESTGNPQAINLWDSNAAMGIPSKGLLQVIDPTFAAYHVAGTPFDIWDPVANIVAACNYAAHRYGSMDNVNSAY; from the coding sequence ATGCCTGACAGACGCCTTTCCACCCTTCGCCGCCCCTCGTTCCGCGAAACCGTCACCGTCGCGGTCGCCGCCGCCGGTGTCGTTGCCGTGGCCGCCTGCTCCGCGGCGTCCGTTGCCGATGACAGCGTCCCGTCTCGCATCGCCATGGTGGCCGAGCAGCAGCCGGAGGCCGCGCCCGCTCCGGTCGCCGAGCAGGCCGCCGCACCGGTCGCGGAGGCGATCCCGGCGCCGTTGCCCGCTCCGGCTCCGGCTCCGGCTCCGGCTCCCGCCCCCGAGCCGGTCCCGGCCCCGATGCCCGCCCCGGCCCCGCCGGTCTACGCGAACAACCTGGACGGCTGGATCCGCCAGGCGCTGGACATCATGCAGGCTAACGGCATCCCCGGCACCTACGAGGGCATCCACCGCAACATCATGCGTGAGTCGACCGGCAACCCCCAGGCCATCAACCTGTGGGACTCCAACGCCGCCATGGGCATCCCGTCCAAGGGCCTGCTGCAGGTGATCGACCCCACCTTCGCCGCCTACCACGTCGCGGGCACGCCCTTCGACATCTGGGATCCGGTGGCCAACATCGTCGCCGCCTGCAACTACGCGGCGCACCGCTACGGCTCGATGGACAACGTCAACAGCGCGTACTGA